From the genome of Bacteroides sp. MSB163, one region includes:
- a CDS encoding acetylxylan esterase: MSQKLDAQFRPQQHPYLEYLVKLDRTDRTYKIGDSPVVRIEAYRGGIPLDGVVVKYCIGSEMLLPAMTDSTTFVNGVATIDMGTSKTPGFRECNFSFSIFGQKIDDAVKVAFAPDKIKSFTKMPKDFKEFWDKQIAAVRKLDLEPRLTYIKRHSSEDVSVYLIRLTVGENGRYFYGYLSMPNDGKKHPAMFCPPGAGPYKRQPQTDFARKGFIVLNVDIHGLSPESSQDLIESASPQIWGYWNRGLTSRDSCYFRQVYAGCVRCVDYLATLTEWDGNTIVTMDGSQGGALSIITAALNDKVKYVSADYPALCDLSGFAQGRAGGWPKYFMDNKFSDEDTPLVLATLPYYDVVNFARILKVPLYCDYGYNDDTCSPTSINSMLNEVKSPKTVSVTYTNAHFNFPENNYNAAQWVMEQVFGDK; encoded by the coding sequence ATGTCACAAAAGCTTGATGCCCAATTCCGACCACAGCAACATCCTTATTTGGAGTATTTGGTTAAGCTTGACCGCACTGACCGCACTTATAAAATCGGCGATAGTCCTGTCGTCAGGATTGAGGCATATAGGGGTGGCATTCCATTGGACGGTGTTGTCGTTAAGTACTGCATCGGCAGTGAGATGCTTCTGCCTGCAATGACCGATTCTACCACATTTGTCAATGGAGTTGCCACTATCGATATGGGAACATCCAAGACCCCTGGTTTCCGAGAGTGTAATTTCTCTTTTTCCATATTCGGACAGAAGATTGACGATGCGGTTAAAGTGGCTTTTGCCCCGGACAAAATCAAATCGTTCACAAAGATGCCCAAGGACTTCAAGGAGTTTTGGGATAAACAGATTGCTGCGGTACGCAAGTTGGACCTTGAGCCGCGTCTTACTTACATCAAACGTCACTCGTCTGAGGATGTTAGTGTGTATTTGATTCGCCTTACGGTGGGAGAGAACGGGCGCTATTTCTATGGCTACTTATCGATGCCAAATGATGGTAAAAAGCATCCGGCTATGTTCTGTCCTCCCGGAGCCGGACCATATAAGCGACAGCCGCAGACCGATTTCGCAAGAAAAGGTTTCATTGTGCTGAATGTTGATATTCACGGACTGAGTCCAGAGTCTTCACAGGACCTTATTGAATCTGCGTCACCACAGATATGGGGTTATTGGAATCGTGGATTAACTTCGCGAGACTCATGCTATTTTCGTCAGGTATATGCAGGATGTGTGCGTTGTGTGGATTATCTTGCTACACTGACTGAATGGGACGGAAATACCATTGTGACTATGGACGGCAGCCAGGGTGGGGCACTTTCCATAATAACCGCTGCGCTCAATGATAAGGTGAAATATGTAAGTGCCGACTATCCGGCGCTTTGCGACCTTTCGGGATTTGCACAAGGACGAGCCGGAGGATGGCCTAAATATTTTATGGATAATAAGTTCTCCGATGAAGATACCCCTTTGGTGCTTGCTACTCTACCATATTATGATGTTGTGAATTTTGCTCGTATTCTAAAAGTTCCTCTCTATTGTGACTATGGTTATAATGACGATACCTGTTCGCCTACATCAATCAACAGCATGCTCAACGAGGTGAAATCGCCTAAGACAGTATCGGTTACATATACCAATGCACATTTTAATTTCCCCGAAAATAACTACAATGCCGCCCAATGGGTGATGGAGCAGGTTTTCGGCGACAAGTGA
- a CDS encoding MmcQ/YjbR family DNA-binding protein, whose amino-acid sequence MNIEEFREYCLSLKGVHEKMPFLNIPDKYSRDVLCFYVADKWFCFVNIEVFDFCCIKCEPEESGELQTTYIGIKPGWHMNKKYWISIYFNQDVSDEKIKELVRKSYDIVFKSLTKKEREMLLSSDK is encoded by the coding sequence ATGAACATTGAAGAATTTAGAGAATACTGTCTGTCATTAAAAGGAGTTCATGAGAAAATGCCGTTCTTGAATATTCCTGATAAATACAGTCGGGATGTTCTATGTTTTTATGTAGCGGATAAATGGTTCTGTTTTGTCAATATCGAAGTCTTTGACTTTTGCTGCATCAAATGCGAGCCGGAAGAATCGGGAGAATTACAAACCACATATATAGGAATAAAGCCCGGATGGCACATGAATAAAAAATACTGGATCAGTATTTACTTCAATCAGGATGTGTCTGACGAGAAAATTAAAGAACTCGTAAGGAAGTCTTATGACATTGTTTTCAAAAGCCTGACAAAGAAAGAACGGGAAATGCTACTATCGAGTGATAAATAG
- a CDS encoding TlpA disulfide reductase family protein, with the protein MDKKIVLLIILLLVGGRTFSQVHYSIEGSTDHEYEGRKVFLIMVEEDNRQADSTNVVNGKFIFEGELLQPCWAAVCIDGMDGIFTVLENGSIRICTDGKEGWCEGTPVNDVFQKSWREYQVLNQAGIDAFKKLDSLNVETERKKELYAITREKVIKQTKEFIKRTVYENLDNIIPAFWIRIFQEQITVDELNAMLAGASPVLKNNRFITKMISVQEGSNFVDSKVELPDSTKVYLSDYIGKGHYVLVNIWASWCGACIAELPEIRNAGEKYASKNLKLLSISIDRDRKNWEKALKRLGLPWTQVLADYSFVNSYGINKIPVLMLISPDGIILKRNFSIEDLNRLFQN; encoded by the coding sequence ATGGATAAGAAAATAGTACTATTAATAATCTTGCTTCTCGTAGGAGGAAGAACCTTCTCTCAAGTACATTACAGTATTGAAGGAAGTACAGATCACGAATATGAAGGACGAAAAGTTTTCCTGATTATGGTGGAAGAGGATAATCGGCAGGCTGATAGTACGAATGTCGTGAATGGAAAGTTCATTTTTGAAGGAGAGTTGCTACAGCCTTGTTGGGCGGCTGTATGCATTGATGGTATGGATGGGATTTTCACCGTACTTGAGAATGGGAGTATTCGTATTTGTACAGATGGTAAGGAGGGGTGGTGCGAAGGCACTCCGGTTAATGATGTATTTCAAAAGAGTTGGAGAGAGTATCAAGTGCTGAATCAAGCTGGTATAGATGCTTTTAAGAAATTGGACAGTCTGAATGTTGAAACTGAAAGAAAAAAGGAATTATATGCAATTACCCGTGAAAAGGTGATAAAACAAACAAAGGAATTTATAAAAAGAACTGTTTATGAGAATCTTGATAATATAATTCCTGCATTCTGGATTCGTATTTTTCAGGAACAGATTACCGTTGACGAATTAAACGCTATGCTTGCCGGTGCCTCTCCCGTGTTGAAAAACAATCGGTTTATAACAAAGATGATTAGTGTGCAAGAAGGTAGCAATTTTGTTGATTCTAAAGTGGAATTACCGGACAGTACAAAAGTATATTTGTCGGATTATATAGGGAAGGGGCATTATGTGTTAGTGAATATCTGGGCTTCGTGGTGTGGGGCTTGCATTGCAGAGTTACCGGAAATCAGAAATGCGGGCGAAAAATATGCTTCCAAAAATCTGAAGTTATTATCTATCTCAATAGATCGTGATAGGAAAAACTGGGAAAAAGCACTTAAGCGGTTAGGGCTTCCTTGGACACAAGTACTGGCGGATTATTCGTTTGTGAATTCGTATGGAATAAATAAAATACCGGTATTGATGCTGATATCACCCGACGGAATAATTCTTAAAAGAAATTTCAGTATAGAGGATTTGAATCGTCTTTTCCAAAATTGA
- a CDS encoding DUF2059 domain-containing protein translates to MRNKIIFQVAMCVVALFTFILPVSAQQSDETSEYEVALKKLMEVTGALNSIDEILPHTLAVARMNEPEKDADYWNTFAKSWREKMERMVMEIYLPVYKKHLALEDLQETIAFYESPLGKRYRESAISIMREAMPLLVSRLQVETRKELHPESDRSMDAMEQTRNRDQELYDAAYALPKDSIEVVKRPYNRAEVTKPSLYSIERRAKDTKVTFLQPIYFNWQWLYYSPGFVIIDKKTGDEYHVRGYDRGAPQDRLLTVEGFNSKYIYVSLLFPKLKKSVEVIDILELPHEKDRLPSNDDGVFKTYCDVKVKDYLRSSKKKAKEIY, encoded by the coding sequence ATGAGAAACAAAATTATTTTTCAAGTCGCAATGTGTGTAGTTGCATTATTTACCTTCATCTTACCGGTTTCCGCACAGCAATCAGATGAAACGAGTGAATACGAAGTTGCTTTGAAGAAGCTAATGGAAGTTACCGGTGCTTTGAATTCTATTGATGAGATTCTGCCACATACTTTGGCCGTGGCAAGGATGAATGAACCGGAAAAAGATGCTGACTATTGGAATACATTTGCCAAGTCGTGGAGAGAGAAGATGGAACGGATGGTCATGGAGATATACCTGCCTGTCTACAAGAAACATTTAGCTTTGGAGGATCTGCAAGAAACCATTGCGTTTTATGAATCTCCTTTGGGAAAGCGATATAGAGAGTCGGCAATAAGTATTATGCGTGAAGCTATGCCGTTATTGGTCAGCCGGCTACAAGTGGAAACGAGGAAAGAGCTGCATCCGGAATCTGACAGGAGTATGGATGCAATGGAGCAAACGAGAAATCGGGACCAGGAATTATATGATGCAGCTTATGCGCTTCCCAAAGATAGTATTGAAGTGGTTAAGAGACCCTATAACAGAGCAGAGGTAACAAAACCTTCATTATACTCCATTGAGAGAAGAGCCAAAGATACGAAAGTAACTTTCCTGCAACCTATTTATTTTAATTGGCAATGGCTGTACTATAGTCCGGGGTTTGTGATAATTGACAAGAAAACGGGTGATGAATACCATGTGAGAGGATATGACAGAGGAGCTCCCCAAGACAGATTATTGACTGTAGAGGGGTTCAACTCCAAGTATATCTATGTCAGTCTCCTTTTCCCTAAACTGAAAAAAAGTGTAGAAGTGATTGATATTCTTGAGTTACCTCATGAAAAAGACAGGCTACCTTCCAATGATGATGGGGTTTTCAAGACATATTGTGATGTGAAAGTAAAGGATTACTTACGGTCTTCTAAGAAAAAAGCCAAGGAAATATATTAG